TAGTGCAGAGAAGGGAATAGAATGTGGGTctgatttctctctctttctttcctatatttattatttttgtccaCATTTACACTTTGATTTGTGAAGAATTAGATTTTGAGCTCAGGTTCTTGCAGCATGGTTTCTgggttttctattttcttgtagagAGTGGCAGGCAGTGGCTGCATGGATGCTCACATCTCACTGTAACTCTTCTCTTCATTTCTGGGGTTCTTGTATTTCTCATGGTGAGTctgtttatttgattattttttactttaatttgttaaatttccATGCATTTTGTCTGATTTGATGGGTTGTGATTTTTGGGGGAGCCCAAGATTTGAtctttcttgcatttttctgATTGATGCGTTCTTCAATTTGATGGGCtctgtttcttgatttgtaaTAGGTTGGAATGGTGCATTTCATGCAAAGCTTTGGGGTTTTAGGACTTTGTTTTGCTGATGTTGATTAGGGGTCTTTTGGGAGTAGTAATTTCTTGGAGAAGTTGATTTTGGGTTGtgagtagagagagagagagaggagggtGTTGTATGGTTGCAAGAATGGGGACCCAGGGGGGTGGTAGTAACAGCATTGGCGGAACCCAAGCCCAAACCCAAATTCAAACCCAGGACCCGAAATCGAACCCGTTGGCTAGGCAAGGATCATTGTACAGCCTCACTCTTGATGAGGTTCAGAACCAGTTGGGTGACCTGGGGAAACCTCTGAGTAGCATGAATCTTGATGAACTTCTCAAGACTGTGTGGACAGTTGAGGCTAATAATCAAGCAACAGGAAGTGTTGATTATGGGCCTGCTGCACAGCAGCCTGGCCAGCCTGTGTCTGGCTCGTCTTTAAATCAACAGTCAAACCTTATGCTTCCTACGGATCTGAGCAAGAAGACTGTTGACGAGGTGTGGCAGGACATTCAGCAGGGGCATAAAAGGGGTAGTCTTGACAGGAAAGCTACTCTTGGGGAAATGACATTGGAGGACTTCTTAGTTAAGGCGGGAGTGGTTNNNNNNNNNNGGCTTGGGGGGTGCTGACCCAATGGGACTGCCGCAGCAAGCTCAATGGATGAATTTTCAAATCCCTTCGGTACACTCTCAGCAGCAACAGAAACATAGTATGCTGCCGGTATTCATGCCAGGCCATTCAGTTCAACAGCCTATTCCTCTTGGTGGAAATCCTATCATGGATGCTGCTTACTCTGAAACACAAATAACCATGTCTTCATCGCCTATGATGGGCACTCTATCAGACACACAGACACCAGGACGAAAAAGGGTTGCTCCTGATGATATAGCCGAAAAGAGTGTTGAAAGGAGGCAGAAGAGGATGATCAAGAACCGGGAATCTGCAGCCAGGTCACGAGCAAGGAAACAGGTACCTTCTCATGCATTCAGTGTCTGgacattattttctttaattcttttgctGTAGGAGTGTGGCCATATGTTATTGGATCTTTTTTGCCACAGGCTTACACCCACGAGCTGGAGAACAAGGTTTCACGTCTGGAGGAGGAGAATGAAAGGCTCAAGAGACAAAAGGTTTGCTATGTTTCTCTATACTCGATAATTGATAAcctatttattttagtattgttTTGCATTTCGTTTGATATCTAAACATTGGTATGGTGCTCTGTCAACTTAcagcatttgtgtagtaattTTAAGTTGAGGGTATATATGGCCATATTTCATATGTGCTTTTCTCTACATTCTTTTGCTATTTCTGAGCAGAGCCACTCTTTCACTGCTTGCATTAAACCAGTCATGTTCTTAATTTATGGACTGACAACCGATGCTGGGCATGCTCCTTTTAAAGTTTTCTTGTGTTTACCGTGTTTGCTAGCAATGGTTTCTCAGAAGGttcttgataataaaattcGCCTATC
The window above is part of the Sesamum indicum cultivar Zhongzhi No. 13 linkage group LG2, S_indicum_v1.0, whole genome shotgun sequence genome. Proteins encoded here:
- the LOC105155750 gene encoding ABSCISIC ACID-INSENSITIVE 5-like protein 2 (The sequence of the model RefSeq protein was modified relative to this genomic sequence to represent the inferred CDS: added 30 bases not found in genome assembly), with amino-acid sequence MVARMGTQGGGSNSIGGTQAQTQIQTQDPKSNPLARQGSLYSLTLDEVQNQLGDLGKPLSSMNLDELLKTVWTVEANNQATGSVDYGPAAQQPGQPVSGSSLNQQSNLMLPTDLSKKTVDEVWQDIQQGHKRGSLDRKATLGEMTLEDFLVKAGVVAESSAGKRNSGLGGADPMGLPQQAQWMNFQIPSVHSQQQQKHSMLPVFMPGHSVQQPIPLGGNPIMDAAYSETQITMSSSPMMGTLSDTQTPGRKRVAPDDIAEKSVERRQKRMIKNRESAARSRARKQAYTHELENKVSRLEEENERLKRQKELEKVLPSIPPPEPKYQLRRTSSAPI